The genomic region GTGCCTATGGCATAGCAAATAAGGCCACCCAAAAGATGGAAGAAGCCCGGACCAAGATGGCCCGCTTCGTGAATTCAGAACCGGACGAGATAATACTCACTAAAAACACCACCGAAGCCATTAACCTGGTGGCCCATAGCCTGAAGATTGGGAAGGGGGATAACATCGTGGTTCCCAACATTGAACACCACTCCAATCTGATTCCATGGATCAACTTAAAACGCCAGGGAGTGGAACTGAGGATGGTCAATGCTGATGAACATGGAATTGTTCACCCGGATGCAGTTGATAAGGCCGTGGATGAAAACACCCGGCTGGTAACCATCACCCATATCAGCAATGCAATTGGTTCCGTGCAACCAGTGGAGGAGATAGCGGAAATCACAGAGGACAGGGGATCACTTTATCTTATTGATGCTGCCCAATCTGTTGGCCACTTTAAAGTGGATGTTAAGAAGCTAAAAGCAGATTTTGTGGCTTTCCCTGGACACAAAGCACTACTTGGTCCAGTGGGAACGGGGTTTCTCTACTGTGGGAAAGATTCACAGGATGAACTGGAACCCCTACTCCTGGGAGGGGGCACAGTAGAAAATGTAACACTTGATAATTTTAATTTAGCCGAGGCCCCGGCCTGTTTTGAGGGAGGAACTCAAAATATAGCGGGGTTCATTGGTCTGGGTGCGGCTATAGATTATTTGGGAAGAATAGGGTTATCTAAACTGGAAAAACATGGTAAGAAACTTACCGAGGCCTTGTACCAGGGGATCCAGGATGTGAAAAATGTCACCCTCTACGGCAGTCCAGAAAATATTTATGGTATTGTTTCCTTCAATATAGATAATATAAACCCCCACGACGTGGCCAAAATACTGGATGAAACTAGATCCATATGTGTTCGGAGTGGTTTTCACTGTGCAATACCTTCCATAAAGCATATCGGGGCTTACGAGTTGGATGGAACAGTTCGGGCATCTATGCATTATTACAATACTCTGGAGGAAATAGATGCATTGGTGGACACCATCAAAAAGGTTTCTAAATTGGGGGATAACTAGACAAGGAGAAAAAATAAATGACCAGACCTCAATGGATAGCAATTTTCATAGTGGTACTCATGGCTTTAAGTTCCATAGCAGGATATGTACTGATGATTTAATCGCCTTTTAATGAACTGATTAATCCACCACTCATTCATGATTGATAGAATGAAAATTAGAAAAATCACATATTATAAATAAATTTGGGAGACAATATAATGGTAAAAGTTAGAATAGGGGCCGTAGTTGCAGAATTTAATTATGACATCACTCATATGATGTTAGAATTAGCTAAAGAGCATGCTAAATTTTTAGACTCTGAAATCACAGAAGTAATAACCGTTCCGGGGGTTTTTGATATGCCTTTGGCCATTAAGAAACTCCTGCAACAGGATGATATTGATGCTGTGGTCACCTTAGGGGCAGTAATTGAAGGTGCCACTTCCCACGATGAAATCGTGGTTCAACATGCTTCCCGTAAGATAGCAGACCTGGCTTTGGATTATGATAAACCAGTGGGGTTGGGAATCACCGGACCAGGCATGACCCGTCTGGAAGCCCATCAGAGGGTTGAATACGCCAAACGTGCAGTGGAAGCCGTAGTCAAAATGACGGACCGGCTCAAATAGTGGGATTGGTTAAATCCCTTATTTTTTTTATTAATTTTTCAAGGTCCATCTAAAGTCTAATTAATTAGTCATTTTTAGGAGAGAGTTTATGGAAATACTCACCCCCGGAGATTTAAAGGATAAATTTCAAGATCCATGGATTGCACCCTACGAAAAGGTCATAACCATGGTGGATGACCAGAAGGTGGAGATTGTGGAGTACCATCCCTGTATCTCGGGATCCCAGTGGATGATCTACCAGTACCAGCATAGCAGCGACATAGTACTGAATGCTAAAAGAGATGGGAATAAACATACTTTCCTGGTTAAAGTTGGAAAATCTAATTTAAGCCTCAAACCCAGTTTACACGCGGCGGGGATTGAAGAAGTCTCTGTGGATGATGATGAAGTGAAGGTTGTCCATGCCGGACTGGCTGGAGCCGGTGTGGGTGCTGCCATGTGCCGGGGAATGGCCGAAGGTGTAAAAAGGGTAGAACTTCAGGACGTAGGGGGAGGATCCAAGGTGGGAAGAGCAACCGTGGTCACCCCCAGAATGGAGAAGATAGTCATTGGCGTTGATGACACTGACACCAAAGAGGAAGGCGCTACTTGGACTTTAGCCCATAATGTTGGCGCAGAACTTGCCAGGCAGGGCTATAATTATCTGGACCATGTCACAGTACAGTTGTATCCACACAATCCCAATAAAACCCAGAACTGTGTGGCCATTGCCCTGGTTTTCGCAGTGAACCCGGGAGAAAAGGATGCCCTGGTTCAGAAGGTGGTTGGTTTACTCAAAGAAAAAACTTTATCCGATAAAACAGCCATTGCTGTTCTTAAAGGTCTGAATGTTCCTGATGAGCTGAGAGAGTATGGAAAATCTGCTAAGAGGTCTATGTTAACTGTGGAAGAAGCTGAAAAAGTAGCAAAAAATGCAGGGGTGGAACTGGTAGAAGTCACTGGTTCCCAGGGAAAAATAGGAGCATTAGCTGCTCTGGGTGTTTACAACGATATTGAAGAGGCAGTCAAGGTTTACTACTGAACACACCCTTGACACTCTGTATTTTTTTTTATTTTTTAAAATTATCTTTTAAGTATCCCTCTTTAACACCCTTTTTTAAATATCTTTTTTATACCTATTTTTTTTATCAGAGCTGTTTATTTGTCTGAATGAGGTGGCATTGCCTTTCCAGTTTCCCATCTATGAAACAAGCTTAAAAATTAATTTTTAATAAAAAAATAGAGAATAAGGGATAAAGGGAAATGTGAGAATTCATTCAACTGTTGAACTTGAAGTTGAATAAAATTCCACTATTGGAGGTGGGGAGTTCTGCACTGGACTTGGCATCTCCTGCAATCTCGATCTTCACCACGTTGTTGCCTTTAGTCACTAGGAATGTCTTCTGGGAACTGCTGTTATTGATCTGGATGGTTTTGTAAAGGTAACCATTCACGTAGATCTTGTAGGCCCCATCTTTGAGTATTCCCGTAGTTGTGCCTACTTTTTCATTGTTAAGGTACAAATTGATTATTTTACCATCGCTTAACGTGTTTTTAACTATAAGGCCTTCAGTCACTGTCATATTGGAGGTGGTTAGAGGGAGGTTCTTCTGGGCATAAAGATCCTGGAAATAATTTCGCAGATCAGTATCCCTAATAACATCCCGAATGTTAATCCCCAGGGCGTTTCGAGCGTCATATGGAATTCGCAGTATGCTATCCTCACCGGGAATAGTCTGATTCAAGGTATACGTCTCCCCATTGATGGTAATCGTATCCCCGTACCCCAACTCCAATGTATTCAGAGCATCCTGTGGCATTCTAATAATAGAAAACTCATTCTCCAGGGCACTGTCCACGGTGTAAGGGCCCCGCACATCAATGGTCTGATTTTCCACTGGTTGCTTCCAGAATATAACGTTTCTGGCAGCAGGTTCAATGGATATTTTACCCTCGTCCACGTGCACCGAGCCTAGCATGGTGAATAAGACGGCAAACATTATGAGTGCCGAGACAATGAGGGGGGAATGCATGTAAAAAAAGGATTTCAGATTCCGGGACTTATCATCAGGCCTTAAAATGGTTTTAATTGAAGCTCTGATAATTTTGATAACGTAATACGCGGCAATTATAATCCCTATTATGATTATGGCCAGCCCTATGTACAGGGCAAGGTAGGAAGGGCGTATTCGTATGAAAAAGACGAAAAAGAATCCTAGAGTGGTAAGTGAAAGTCCTAGAACACCCATTCTAATGGATTTTCCCAGGGTGTCGATCATGGTTATTCTACCGTAGCTGTTGGCACGGTCCACAATGGTACGTACCACTTCAGTGGCCACTATGTTCAGTTCGTGCAGGGAGGACATGGAGTGAGTAATGTTACCAATGTCCACTTCTTTAACCCGGGCACCCATTACATCGGCGTCCAGGACAATCCCCACATCTACTCCGTAGTCATCTTCCAGATTTATATTACTGAGGAAGGACCTTCTAGCGGCAAACTGGCCACTAAGGGGTTGTTCAAACTTGATTTCAGGGAAGAAAAAACTTAACAATGGTTTTGCTGTTAGCTCAGTTACTCTCCCTGCTTCCCTTTTGAATTTGGTTTTGGTGACATCGGCTTCATCATTCAGGATGGGCCGGATCATCTTATCCACCTGCTGAGGGTTCAGTTTCTGGAGGTCGGCATCCAAAAATACAACCACATCACCCTTAGAATTTTTAAAACCAGTTTTAATAGCGGCACCTTTACCCCGGTTTTTAGTGTGGCTTATAACTGTAGCCCCCGCCTCTTTTGCCATTTTTTCAGTGGCATCCAGGGATCCGTCGTTGACTACAATTATTTCATCAACGTAATTCAATGCCTGTACAGTTTTTATCACGCTGGCAACAGTTTTTTCTTCGTTGTAAGCGGGCAATATGACTGAAACAGTCATTGGTTTTTTTGAGCTTCTGGTTTTCACCGAAGCAATGAACAGTACAAATAATAGAACAATCCAATACACTTAAATTACACCTCTATTTCTATACTACTAATTAAACAAACTACTTTATAAGATTATATAAGATTTCTCTTCTCTTTACTTCATTTAACTAAAACTTTTATTATCAGTTTAAGCAAAGTGTTATTGTATAAAGGGTCAGTTAAATTCCTGTTGGAATTATACTAAAGAAGTGAGGTTAATAATGGAACCAAAGGTTATGATCATACTGGGTAGTGCTTCAGATTTTAAAATTGCGGAGAAGGCCACTGCCATTCTGGAAAAATTGGAAATATACTACGATCTCCGGGTGGCCTCGGCGCACCGTACCCATGAAAAGGTTAAAAAAATAGTTACCAGTGCAGCGAAAAATGGAGTGCAAGTATTTATAGGGATAGCAGGACTATCAGCCCATCTTCCTGGCATAATCGCAGGGATTACACATAAACCGGTTATCGGGGTCCCGGTTGATGTTAAAGTAGCCGGGCTGGATGCTCTTTTTGCTTCGGTCCAGATGCCTCTAGGTGCCCCGGTTGCAACTGTAGGGGTGGATAGGGGTGAAAACGCAGCCATACTGGCTGCTCAAATAATTGGTATTCATGATGCTGGTGTTCGGGAAAAACTGGCATCTTTTCGCCGGGATT from Methanobacterium formicicum harbors:
- a CDS encoding aminotransferase class V-fold PLP-dependent enzyme, coding for MKTADVRRDIPLLEEVIYLDAASTTPTPRPVVEAMNDYFYNYNANTGRGAYGIANKATQKMEEARTKMARFVNSEPDEIILTKNTTEAINLVAHSLKIGKGDNIVVPNIEHHSNLIPWINLKRQGVELRMVNADEHGIVHPDAVDKAVDENTRLVTITHISNAIGSVQPVEEIAEITEDRGSLYLIDAAQSVGHFKVDVKKLKADFVAFPGHKALLGPVGTGFLYCGKDSQDELEPLLLGGGTVENVTLDNFNLAEAPACFEGGTQNIAGFIGLGAAIDYLGRIGLSKLEKHGKKLTEALYQGIQDVKNVTLYGSPENIYGIVSFNIDNINPHDVAKILDETRSICVRSGFHCAIPSIKHIGAYELDGTVRASMHYYNTLEEIDALVDTIKKVSKLGDN
- the ribH gene encoding 6,7-dimethyl-8-ribityllumazine synthase, producing MVKVRIGAVVAEFNYDITHMMLELAKEHAKFLDSEITEVITVPGVFDMPLAIKKLLQQDDIDAVVTLGAVIEGATSHDEIVVQHASRKIADLALDYDKPVGLGITGPGMTRLEAHQRVEYAKRAVEAVVKMTDRLK
- the mmp11 gene encoding methanogenesis marker protein 11 yields the protein MEILTPGDLKDKFQDPWIAPYEKVITMVDDQKVEIVEYHPCISGSQWMIYQYQHSSDIVLNAKRDGNKHTFLVKVGKSNLSLKPSLHAAGIEEVSVDDDEVKVVHAGLAGAGVGAAMCRGMAEGVKRVELQDVGGGSKVGRATVVTPRMEKIVIGVDDTDTKEEGATWTLAHNVGAELARQGYNYLDHVTVQLYPHNPNKTQNCVAIALVFAVNPGEKDALVQKVVGLLKEKTLSDKTAIAVLKGLNVPDELREYGKSAKRSMLTVEEAEKVAKNAGVELVEVTGSQGKIGALAALGVYNDIEEAVKVYY
- a CDS encoding glycosyltransferase yields the protein MYWIVLLFVLFIASVKTRSSKKPMTVSVILPAYNEEKTVASVIKTVQALNYVDEIIVVNDGSLDATEKMAKEAGATVISHTKNRGKGAAIKTGFKNSKGDVVVFLDADLQKLNPQQVDKMIRPILNDEADVTKTKFKREAGRVTELTAKPLLSFFFPEIKFEQPLSGQFAARRSFLSNINLEDDYGVDVGIVLDADVMGARVKEVDIGNITHSMSSLHELNIVATEVVRTIVDRANSYGRITMIDTLGKSIRMGVLGLSLTTLGFFFVFFIRIRPSYLALYIGLAIIIIGIIIAAYYVIKIIRASIKTILRPDDKSRNLKSFFYMHSPLIVSALIMFAVLFTMLGSVHVDEGKISIEPAARNVIFWKQPVENQTIDVRGPYTVDSALENEFSIIRMPQDALNTLELGYGDTITINGETYTLNQTIPGEDSILRIPYDARNALGINIRDVIRDTDLRNYFQDLYAQKNLPLTTSNMTVTEGLIVKNTLSDGKIINLYLNNEKVGTTTGILKDGAYKIYVNGYLYKTIQINNSSSQKTFLVTKGNNVVKIEIAGDAKSSAELPTSNSGILFNFKFNS